Proteins co-encoded in one Girardinichthys multiradiatus isolate DD_20200921_A chromosome 11, DD_fGirMul_XY1, whole genome shotgun sequence genomic window:
- the LOC124876454 gene encoding GTPase IMAP family member 1-like, which yields MHQVEGEKDHSDRTCWIWEEFCWEHAGNTLLGFHRFEPDCDFDGVRRGPECGSAEVDGVQLTVVDSAGLPGEGLTLDQLVREISTTMDLAEPGPHVYVFVVKIGWLSGGDSRLLRIMTQLLDGNLSKHAVVLFTHGDALGGRSISDRIRSNRCVSELVSRCAGRHCVLDNTRTGDHLQVERFLRLIDETIEGNSGRHCSPETFRQADRKWSRDPDPGQTLCSRLWIGLCKCFPAGLGLLRVLSAAGSVQTLLIDIDILSILLLIPMGYIQSLRT from the coding sequence ATGCATCAGGTTGAAGGAGAGAAGGATCATTCTGATCGGACCTGCTGGATCTGGGAAGAGTTCTGCTGGGAACACGCTGGGAACACGCTGCTGGGGTTCCATCGGTTTGAACCTGACTGTGACTTTGATGGAGTCAGACGGGGACCAGAGTGCGGTTCTGCAGAGGTGGACGGGGTCCAGCTCACTGTGGTGGACTCTGCAGGACTCCCAGGTGAAGGTCTGACTCTGGACCAGCTGGTCCGTGAAATCAGTACCACGATGGACCTGGCAGAACCAGGACCtcatgtgtatgtgtttgtggtGAAGATCGGCTGGCTGTCCGGCGGAGACTCCCGGCTGCTCCGGATCATGACTCAGCTGCTTGACGGAAATCTCTCCAAACATGCCGTGGTGCTCTTCACTCACGGAGACGCTCTAGGAGGCCGGAGTATCTCGGACAGGATCCGGTCCAACCGCTGCGTGTCGGAGCTGGTGTCCCGCTGTGCAGGGAGACACTGCGTGCTGGACAACACTCGGACAGGAGACCATCTGCAAGTGGAACGGTTCCTCCGGCTGATAGACGAGACGATTGAAGGGAACTCAGGACGTCACTGCAGCCCGGAGACCTTCAGACAAGCTGACAGGAAGTGGTCACGTGACCCAGATCCCGGACAGACGCTCTGCAGCAGACTCTGGATCGGATTATGCAAATGTTTTCCTGCTGGCCTGGGTCTGCTGAGGGTTCTATCTGCAGCTGGATCAGTACAGACACTGCTGATAGATATTGATATCCTATCGATACTTTTATTGATCCCAATGGGCTACATCCAAAGTTTAAGGACATGA